One window of Quercus robur chromosome 12, dhQueRobu3.1, whole genome shotgun sequence genomic DNA carries:
- the LOC126709475 gene encoding uncharacterized protein LOC126709475, translating into MEIKTDVKESSPILLKQGAEARVFESNFVGKRSVIKERFSKKYRHPTLDSKITLKRLNAEARCMTKARRLGVSTPVLYYVDPVLHTLTFEYVDGPSVKDILLEFGSYGIIEERLDDIALQIGDAIGKLHDGGLIHGDLTTSNMLLKSGTNQLVLIDFGLSFTSTLSEDKAVDLYVLERALLSMHSSCGNVMDRILAAYRKSSKQWSSTLNKLAQVRQRGRKRTMVG; encoded by the exons ATGGAGATTAAGACAGATGTAAAAGAAAGCTCTCCCATTCTGCTGAAGCAAGGAGCTGAAGCT AGAGTTTTTGAGTCAAATTTTGTGGGAAAGAGGTCTGTAATTAAGGAACGTTTCTCCAAGAAGTATAGGCATCCTACTTTGGattctaaaataactcttaAGCGCTTAAATgca GAAGCCAGGTGCATGACGAAAGCAAGAAGACTTGGAGTTTCTACTCCAGTGTTGTACTATGTGGACCCTGTGCTGCACACATTAACATTTGAATACGTAGATGGCCCTTCGGTCAAAGACATACTCCTTGAATTTGGGTCATATGGTATAATTGAAGAACGACTGGATGATATTGCTTTACAAATTGGTGATGCAATTGGAAAATTGCATGATGGTGGTCTCATCCATGGTGACTTGACCACTTCAAACATGCTACTCAAGAGTGGTACTAACCAGCTg GTCCTTATTGACTTTGGTTTGAGCTTTACTTCAACTCTTTCAGAAGATAAAGCTGTTGATTTATATGTGCTTGAACGAGCACTGCTCTCCATGCATTCTTCATGTGGGAATGTG ATGGATCGGATACTTGCTGCATATCGGAAGTCCTCAAAGCAGTGGTCATCTACACTGAACAAGCTTGCTCAAG TGCGACAAAGAGGACGAAAGCGGACCATGGTTGGATGA